A stretch of the Actinoalloteichus fjordicus genome encodes the following:
- a CDS encoding HNH endonuclease encodes MTTMRKGGSCGRSRRHRSVRERFSVGKGRRREDADSVTARLRQSNRADRLRSVLDRDGPTCIWCGREFSSIRLPTTDHLVPRVKGGPSWLENEVAACGRCNRSRGHISPVDWLTDCEQRGWRPDAKRVLRALTAFAQAVAERGGQRRARPYLQGQLRRMQRRFPAC; translated from the coding sequence ATGACCACGATGCGCAAGGGCGGTTCCTGCGGCAGGTCTCGACGGCACCGCAGCGTGCGTGAGAGGTTCTCCGTCGGGAAGGGCCGCCGCCGAGAGGATGCCGACAGCGTGACGGCGCGACTCCGCCAGTCCAATCGCGCGGACCGCCTTCGTTCTGTGCTGGATCGAGACGGCCCGACCTGCATCTGGTGCGGCCGCGAGTTCTCCTCGATCCGCCTGCCCACCACGGATCACCTGGTTCCTCGAGTCAAGGGAGGTCCGTCGTGGCTGGAGAACGAGGTGGCGGCCTGCGGCCGCTGCAATCGCAGCAGGGGGCACATCAGCCCGGTCGACTGGCTGACCGACTGTGAGCAGCGCGGCTGGCGACCCGACGCCAAGCGGGTGCTGCGCGCCCTGACCGCCTTCGCCCAGGCCGTCGCCGAGCGCGGCGGCCAACGCCGAGCCCGGCCGTATCTCCAGGGTCAGCTCCGCAGGATGCAACGCCGCTTCCCCGCCTGTTGA
- a CDS encoding aldehyde dehydrogenase family protein: protein MTSTAKVISSVIDGQETGPGGGEYLSRNPSRLDDVVATVTLGGPSTLADAARSAKRAQREWAAVPPPVRGRVIASFGRLVEANKQTLAELVTREIGKPLAEALGEVQEIIDTADFFLGEGRRLYGQTVPSEMPDKQLFTFRVPVGVAAVITAGNFPVAVPSWYLVPALLCGNAVVWKPAEYASASARALAELAWRAGVPAGVLNLVYADGENTFAGLEQALTEGTVHKIGFTGSSAVGVKVGELAGRHLQSACLELGGKNPMVIAPDADLDLAVEGALFSGFGTAGQRCTSLGSIIAHVDVHDEFVRRLTTAVENAVVGDPRQDVLYGPMLDQKFADNYERLLGWVADHHTVLGSTATGRITDAAPRTGFVGDHSAGLFYHPVLLDGVRPDDQVFLEETFGPLVGVTTYRTFDEALELADRPGYGLSASVYTTDPATAFRFRAGIGAGMVSVNNSTSGAEAHLPFGGNGRSGNGSRQSGIWVLDQFTRWQSLNWDFSGKLQKAQMDVATIEPDLDFRL from the coding sequence GTGACATCCACCGCGAAGGTGATCAGTTCGGTGATCGACGGTCAGGAGACCGGGCCGGGCGGCGGCGAGTACCTGTCCCGGAACCCGTCGCGGCTCGACGACGTGGTGGCCACGGTGACCCTGGGCGGGCCGTCGACGCTCGCGGACGCGGCCCGGTCGGCGAAGCGCGCCCAGCGTGAGTGGGCGGCCGTGCCGCCGCCGGTGCGCGGTCGCGTCATCGCGTCGTTCGGCAGGCTCGTCGAGGCCAACAAGCAGACGTTGGCCGAACTGGTCACTCGCGAGATCGGCAAGCCGCTCGCCGAGGCCCTCGGCGAGGTGCAGGAGATCATCGACACGGCCGACTTCTTCCTCGGCGAGGGCAGGCGGCTCTACGGGCAGACGGTGCCCTCGGAGATGCCGGACAAGCAGCTCTTCACCTTCCGCGTGCCGGTGGGCGTCGCGGCGGTGATCACGGCGGGCAACTTCCCCGTCGCCGTGCCGTCCTGGTACCTGGTTCCCGCGTTGCTGTGCGGCAACGCGGTGGTGTGGAAGCCCGCCGAGTACGCCTCGGCCAGCGCTCGGGCGCTTGCGGAACTGGCGTGGCGCGCAGGTGTCCCCGCCGGAGTGCTCAACCTCGTGTACGCCGACGGCGAGAACACCTTCGCAGGCCTGGAGCAGGCCCTGACGGAGGGCACGGTCCACAAGATCGGCTTCACCGGCTCGAGCGCCGTCGGAGTGAAGGTCGGCGAGCTGGCAGGCAGGCACCTCCAGTCGGCGTGCCTGGAACTGGGCGGCAAGAACCCGATGGTCATCGCGCCCGACGCCGACCTGGACCTGGCGGTGGAGGGCGCACTGTTCTCCGGCTTCGGCACCGCAGGTCAGCGCTGTACCTCGCTGGGCAGCATCATCGCCCACGTCGACGTGCACGACGAGTTCGTCCGCAGGCTCACCACGGCGGTCGAGAACGCGGTCGTCGGCGATCCTCGCCAGGACGTGCTCTACGGCCCGATGCTCGACCAGAAGTTCGCCGACAACTACGAGCGCCTGCTCGGCTGGGTGGCCGACCACCACACGGTGCTCGGCTCGACCGCGACCGGTCGGATCACCGACGCCGCCCCGCGTACCGGATTCGTCGGCGATCACTCGGCCGGTCTCTTCTATCACCCGGTGCTGTTGGACGGTGTCCGTCCCGACGACCAGGTGTTTCTGGAGGAGACCTTCGGCCCGCTGGTCGGCGTCACCACCTACCGGACCTTCGACGAGGCCCTCGAGTTGGCCGACCGTCCCGGCTACGGGCTGTCCGCCAGCGTCTACACCACGGACCCCGCGACGGCGTTCCGGTTCCGGGCCGGGATCGGCGCGGGCATGGTCAGCGTGAACAACTCGACCTCTGGTGCCGAGGCGCACCTGCCCTTCGGCGGTAACGGACGCTCCGGCAACGGCAGCAGGCAGTCGGGCATCTGGGTGCTCGACCAGTTCACCCGCTGGCAGTCGCTGAACTGGGACTTCTCCGGGAAGCTCCAGAAGGCGCAGATGGACGTCGCGACGATCGAGCCCGACCTGGACTTCCGGCTCTGA
- a CDS encoding UvrD-helicase domain-containing protein: MLIAFAHTRHYGRHRVHADAGVIRLAGKAQDAQLRRLMARLAELSIHHPPRPAWQRRVLSAFLARYALGWRLLLRRQPEAGRADALLIGPAGVFAVVFAAETAEPATGDRSSRRLPPGSPREQASVARHAEEAMAGIPVLGGRRLAGAAVRLVSIADSAAVDPPRSTGTLLSLDERTLDRLFTTDSPRLRRAEVQQIAEEAARRLPDHDLVSIVDEAPAPESDALFDADTAHEAARSRAVSGPFASWLTFLDSRQIALVERVYSGPARISGPAGTGKTVVALHRLARLARRSQGRLLFTTFVASLPKVHQRSFEQLAPEVADRVEFVSLHRWARRLLGERGRPPTEDQSAVENSLARAWSRLRADGLESLAPLGYWRTEIDRVIKGRGLTSLAQYQGVHRRGRRVALTPDQRAQVWALYEQYQRNLLDHGVHDYNDLLSAALAEIRRRPLDPPYSAVVVDEVQDVVLLGLRLLHALVGDQPNGLLLVGDGQQQVYAGGWRLSDAGIPVQGRGEILRTNYRNSAGVVDYARKVDAVNQVDDLDGAAGFALRDVVVAHPGGRVDHWAGPDHDFDPNLVAAVRAIPIDDAGDVAVLAATVAETRRMFRALADAGIAVSHLDRYDGTQTDTVKVGTVLRAKGLEFSSVFWALGTVGDVGLGDQVRRERAEQAERQRLVAATRARDYLWVGRVTAGDGPSAA; this comes from the coding sequence ATGTTGATCGCTTTCGCGCACACTCGGCACTACGGTCGGCACCGGGTGCACGCTGACGCGGGGGTGATCCGATTGGCAGGCAAGGCGCAGGACGCTCAGCTGCGACGACTCATGGCCCGGCTTGCCGAGCTGAGCATCCATCACCCGCCCAGACCCGCCTGGCAACGCCGGGTGCTGAGCGCGTTCCTCGCCAGGTACGCGCTCGGCTGGCGGCTGCTGCTGCGGCGGCAGCCCGAGGCTGGCCGCGCCGACGCACTGCTCATCGGTCCGGCCGGAGTCTTCGCCGTCGTCTTCGCCGCGGAGACCGCCGAACCCGCCACCGGAGACCGCAGCAGCCGCCGTCTCCCGCCCGGGTCCCCCCGCGAGCAGGCCTCGGTGGCCCGCCATGCGGAAGAGGCGATGGCGGGCATCCCGGTCCTCGGTGGCCGCAGACTCGCGGGCGCGGCGGTCCGACTGGTGTCGATCGCAGACTCGGCCGCCGTCGACCCGCCTCGATCGACCGGCACGCTGCTCAGCCTCGACGAACGCACCCTGGACAGGCTCTTCACCACGGACTCGCCCCGCCTCCGACGCGCGGAGGTGCAGCAGATCGCCGAGGAGGCCGCCCGGCGCCTTCCCGACCACGACCTGGTCTCGATCGTCGACGAGGCGCCCGCGCCCGAGTCGGATGCGCTGTTCGATGCGGACACCGCCCACGAAGCAGCCAGGAGCAGGGCCGTCTCCGGCCCGTTCGCCTCCTGGCTGACCTTCCTCGACTCGCGGCAGATCGCCCTCGTCGAGCGGGTCTACTCCGGTCCGGCACGGATCAGCGGGCCTGCCGGAACCGGGAAGACCGTGGTCGCGCTGCACCGGCTCGCCCGACTCGCGCGACGCTCACAGGGCAGGCTGCTGTTCACGACCTTCGTCGCCTCGCTGCCGAAGGTCCACCAGCGGTCCTTCGAGCAACTGGCCCCCGAGGTGGCGGACCGAGTCGAGTTCGTCAGCCTGCACCGGTGGGCTCGTCGGCTGCTCGGCGAGCGGGGAAGACCGCCGACGGAGGACCAGTCTGCCGTCGAGAACAGCCTCGCCAGGGCCTGGAGCCGGCTTCGCGCGGACGGACTCGAATCGCTGGCGCCCCTGGGCTACTGGCGGACCGAGATCGATCGGGTGATCAAGGGCCGAGGTCTGACGTCGCTCGCGCAGTACCAGGGGGTGCATCGGCGCGGCAGACGGGTGGCCCTCACTCCGGATCAACGTGCCCAGGTCTGGGCTCTGTACGAGCAGTACCAGCGCAATCTTCTCGATCACGGTGTCCACGACTACAACGACCTGCTCTCGGCCGCGTTAGCGGAGATCCGTCGACGACCGTTGGACCCCCCGTATTCCGCCGTCGTCGTCGACGAGGTTCAGGATGTGGTCCTGCTGGGACTGCGTCTGCTCCATGCCCTCGTCGGTGATCAGCCCAACGGCCTGCTGTTGGTCGGCGACGGACAGCAGCAGGTCTATGCAGGCGGGTGGCGGCTGTCCGATGCGGGCATACCCGTGCAGGGCAGAGGCGAGATCCTGCGCACCAACTACCGGAACTCCGCCGGGGTCGTGGACTATGCCAGGAAGGTCGACGCCGTCAATCAGGTCGACGACCTCGACGGCGCGGCGGGTTTCGCCCTGCGTGACGTGGTGGTCGCGCATCCGGGCGGCCGGGTCGACCACTGGGCCGGGCCAGACCATGACTTCGACCCGAATCTCGTCGCGGCAGTGCGCGCGATACCGATCGACGACGCGGGTGACGTCGCCGTGCTCGCGGCCACCGTCGCGGAGACACGCCGGATGTTCCGCGCCCTGGCCGATGCGGGCATCGCCGTCTCGCACCTGGATCGCTACGACGGCACCCAGACCGACACGGTGAAGGTCGGCACCGTGCTGCGGGCGAAGGGACTGGAGTTCTCCTCGGTGTTCTGGGCACTCGGCACGGTCGGCGACGTCGGACTGGGCGACCAGGTACGACGCGAACGAGCCGAGCAGGCGGAGCGGCAGCGTCTGGTGGCGGCGACCAGAGCACGCGACTACCTGTGGGTCGGTCGCGTCACCGCCGGAGACGGACCGAGTGCCGCATGA
- a CDS encoding ArsR/SmtB family transcription factor, whose translation MTDIEQRVAELEARVLRLEAELSEAAPADVPGPTGRGNGAGSTAEGPSAGDTPDQGGTAEHSSGARGVVGYQGETDWAGGVHWQIVLSAERVMSLPLPPAAGVLSALGHPGRAAIVRRLLASSATAVELQESAGLNSTGQFYHHLRTLTGVGLVEQDGRGSYRVPLTRLIPVAVLLVAASDVAGSLR comes from the coding sequence ATGACCGACATCGAACAGCGAGTGGCCGAGCTGGAGGCCAGGGTCCTCCGGTTGGAGGCCGAGCTGTCCGAGGCAGCACCGGCCGACGTCCCAGGTCCGACGGGTCGCGGGAACGGTGCGGGCTCCACCGCCGAGGGTCCGTCGGCGGGCGACACTCCGGACCAGGGCGGGACGGCCGAGCACTCCTCCGGGGCTCGAGGCGTGGTCGGCTACCAGGGCGAGACGGACTGGGCAGGCGGCGTCCACTGGCAGATCGTCTTGAGCGCCGAGCGCGTCATGTCGCTGCCGCTCCCCCCGGCCGCAGGGGTGCTCAGCGCACTGGGGCACCCCGGCCGGGCGGCCATCGTCCGCAGGCTGTTGGCATCGTCGGCCACGGCCGTGGAACTGCAGGAGAGCGCGGGCCTGAACTCGACGGGCCAGTTCTATCACCACCTGCGCACCCTCACGGGGGTCGGACTGGTCGAGCAGGACGGCCGAGGGAGCTACCGGGTGCCGCTCACCCGGCTGATCCCTGTCGCCGTGCTGTTGGTGGCGGCCAGTGACGTCGCCGGATCGCTGCGGTGA
- a CDS encoding serine hydrolase: MRWQPFLLSGLLLFGTGCGASSASTPPSAGADSPVESTSSAASTPGEDLDWWAYLAENSESVGLVFDDGRGTTWSTGADEPKPFASTRKILHLAAYSLAVADGEIDPASTVTLGEWEAYYLEGTDGGAHPAALEELGIDPADKDQEVPIDDVVHSMIKFSDNTGTDLLRDRIGDQRMLDAAARIGWEPTELPNFLGAAIALLMPEHADEGHDALAERYLADEEFRSAVLEQKLPNWDEQVAWAEELGRVEPRHIDELHRRLVEDGLGEQAAAEIAVPHLSWTQLEGVTAKGGSFPGQLSDSWALRHDDGTLSSITFVITGMSMEDWGAGLGGGHQMVIYEALQDPEAAERLREAVGAE, from the coding sequence ATGCGATGGCAACCGTTCCTGCTGTCCGGCCTGCTGCTGTTCGGCACCGGATGCGGCGCGAGTTCGGCGAGCACGCCGCCGTCCGCAGGCGCCGACTCGCCGGTGGAGTCGACGTCCTCGGCGGCGTCCACCCCTGGCGAGGACCTCGACTGGTGGGCCTATCTCGCCGAGAACTCCGAGTCCGTCGGTCTGGTCTTCGACGACGGGCGGGGGACCACGTGGTCCACCGGGGCCGACGAGCCGAAGCCGTTCGCCTCGACCCGCAAGATCCTGCATCTGGCCGCGTACTCGCTGGCCGTGGCCGACGGTGAGATCGACCCGGCGTCGACCGTCACGCTGGGCGAGTGGGAGGCCTACTACCTGGAGGGAACCGACGGCGGTGCGCATCCCGCCGCCCTCGAGGAGTTGGGCATCGACCCGGCGGACAAGGACCAGGAGGTGCCCATCGACGACGTCGTCCACTCGATGATCAAATTCAGCGACAACACCGGGACCGACCTGCTCCGCGACCGCATCGGCGACCAGCGGATGCTCGACGCCGCCGCGCGCATCGGCTGGGAGCCGACCGAGCTGCCCAACTTCCTCGGCGCCGCCATCGCACTGCTCATGCCCGAGCACGCCGACGAGGGCCACGACGCGCTCGCCGAGCGCTACCTCGCCGACGAGGAGTTCCGCTCGGCTGTCCTCGAGCAGAAGCTGCCGAACTGGGACGAGCAGGTCGCCTGGGCCGAGGAGCTCGGGCGGGTGGAGCCTCGACACATCGACGAGCTGCACCGCCGACTGGTCGAGGACGGGCTCGGCGAGCAGGCCGCTGCCGAGATCGCGGTGCCCCACCTCTCCTGGACCCAGTTGGAGGGCGTGACCGCCAAGGGCGGCAGCTTCCCCGGACAGCTCTCCGACAGTTGGGCGCTGCGGCACGACGACGGCACCCTCTCCTCGATCACCTTCGTGATCACCGGGATGTCCATGGAGGACTGGGGCGCAGGTCTGGGCGGCGGCCATCAGATGGTGATCTACGAGGCGCTGCAGGATCCGGAGGCGGCTGAACGACTGCGTGAGGCAGTTGGCGCAGAATGA
- a CDS encoding sensor histidine kinase produces MTAGPADAPAARRRPWTWPSLRHGARLVVCDPLFAVLGGLTGAATTTTALAVLFIVLRPDPVIITLALAVLPALLRGLLRGERLRIGLFTGQAIPTPAQARRDESRRTRVLRYLAGGVSGREVGYLLLMCPLGLGGLVVCFLVWSWCLGVPAPSVWAWAIEIMTSFGVDLSRIPPPSSWAALLIALPGAVLLARAITIGQIAAARTLLDAEHRRRFTSRIEELTAGRARLLAAQAAELRRIERDLHDGAQARLVALTMQLALIDRSLRTVGEQGEQARARLDSARTTASTALTELRGLVRGIHPPILTDRGLEPALEALVADHPLPVELSVSLSRRLPPAAESAVYFVVAEALSNSAKHASASAVTVGLWAGRGRTVTLRVADDGVGGADPTGPGLAGLTDRITALDGTLSVDSPPGGPTIVETRLPCA; encoded by the coding sequence GTGACCGCCGGACCCGCCGACGCACCGGCAGCGCGACGGCGCCCATGGACGTGGCCGTCGCTCCGGCACGGCGCACGCCTCGTGGTGTGCGACCCGTTGTTCGCCGTCCTCGGCGGGCTGACCGGGGCGGCGACCACGACGACGGCCCTCGCCGTCCTGTTCATCGTCCTCCGACCCGACCCGGTGATCATCACGCTGGCACTGGCCGTGCTGCCTGCGCTGCTCCGCGGTCTCCTGCGAGGTGAACGACTTCGCATCGGGCTGTTCACGGGCCAGGCGATCCCGACACCGGCGCAAGCGCGCCGGGATGAGAGCCGACGGACCAGGGTGCTGCGGTATCTGGCAGGCGGAGTCAGCGGGCGCGAGGTCGGCTACCTGCTGCTCATGTGTCCGCTGGGACTGGGCGGCCTGGTGGTGTGCTTCCTGGTCTGGTCCTGGTGCCTCGGGGTGCCTGCCCCGTCGGTGTGGGCGTGGGCGATCGAGATCATGACGTCGTTCGGCGTCGACCTGTCGCGGATTCCGCCGCCCTCCTCGTGGGCTGCACTGCTGATCGCCCTCCCCGGCGCCGTCCTGCTCGCCAGGGCGATCACCATCGGACAGATCGCAGCGGCACGGACGCTGCTCGATGCCGAACATCGGCGACGCTTCACAAGCCGGATCGAGGAGCTGACGGCGGGACGAGCCAGGCTGCTGGCCGCGCAGGCGGCGGAACTACGCCGGATCGAACGTGATCTGCATGACGGAGCGCAGGCACGACTGGTCGCGCTCACGATGCAGCTGGCATTGATCGATCGATCCCTGCGCACAGTGGGCGAGCAGGGCGAGCAGGCCCGAGCACGGCTCGACTCCGCCCGGACGACCGCGTCGACGGCGCTGACCGAACTACGCGGCCTCGTCCGAGGCATTCATCCGCCCATCCTCACCGACCGAGGCCTGGAGCCCGCGCTGGAGGCGTTGGTCGCCGATCATCCGCTGCCGGTGGAACTGAGCGTGAGCCTGTCCCGCAGGCTGCCGCCCGCAGCGGAGTCGGCGGTGTACTTCGTGGTGGCCGAGGCCCTGTCCAACAGCGCGAAACACGCGAGTGCCTCAGCCGTCACCGTGGGGCTGTGGGCGGGCCGGGGCAGGACGGTGACGCTGCGGGTGGCCGATGACGGCGTCGGCGGTGCCGACCCGACGGGACCCGGCCTGGCGGGGCTGACGGATCGGATCACGGCGCTGGACGGAACACTCTCGGTGGACAGCCCGCCGGGCGGGCCGACCATCGTGGAGACGAGACTGCCGTGCGCATAG
- a CDS encoding response regulator, whose translation MRIVIAEDLLLLREGLAQILAAEGHQVVAAVEDAPALMSAVGTLAPDLSIIDVRLPPGFRDEGLRAAVALRRRLPDTRVLILSQYVERAYAAELLSDGRGGVGYLLKDRVADLDEFIATVERVAAGGTAMDPEVVAQLLNRNRRDPTVHSLTPREHDVLAEMAEGRSNTALAARLHLSLASVEKHIRSILTKLDLPPDQDTHRRVRAVLAYLDHRRR comes from the coding sequence GTGCGCATAGTCATCGCGGAAGACCTCCTGCTGCTCAGGGAGGGACTGGCCCAGATACTCGCCGCCGAGGGGCATCAGGTGGTCGCCGCCGTCGAGGACGCTCCGGCTCTGATGTCGGCGGTCGGCACGCTGGCTCCGGATCTGTCGATCATCGACGTCCGGTTGCCGCCGGGGTTCCGCGACGAGGGACTGCGGGCCGCCGTCGCACTGCGCAGGCGGCTGCCCGACACGCGGGTGCTGATCCTCTCGCAATACGTCGAGCGCGCCTACGCCGCTGAGCTGCTCTCCGACGGGCGGGGCGGGGTGGGCTACCTGTTGAAGGATCGGGTCGCCGACCTCGACGAGTTCATCGCCACCGTCGAACGCGTCGCGGCGGGGGGAACGGCGATGGACCCCGAGGTGGTGGCCCAGCTCCTCAACCGCAATCGGCGTGATCCGACTGTCCACTCGCTCACTCCGCGAGAACACGACGTGCTCGCCGAGATGGCCGAGGGCCGGTCGAACACGGCGTTGGCCGCGCGGTTGCACCTGTCACTGGCCTCGGTGGAGAAGCACATCCGCAGCATCCTGACCAAGCTGGATCTCCCGCCCGACCAGGACACTCATCGCAGGGTGCGCGCCGTGCTGGCCTATCTCGATCATCGCAGGAGATGA
- a CDS encoding alpha/beta fold hydrolase: MFPILGRPVLGGLLVALIAVASCGAPASPQPEAPAAPRPATALPAGLPSPAGNLDWQECAESQAVQCATLDVPVDHAVPAGRQISLGLARLPAQDPTQRRGTIIFHPGGPQPALPFVMRPDGRERLAELTAWFDVVTFDSRGYGSSTPICDDAAAPPIGALLDSATAYRRNQAAVGRYGESCVDQDSELAANADAESVAHDIDAIRVALGEEKITFYGNSYGTVFGQEYAEHHGDRLDRIYLDSVLDHTSSYEERIAAGARHTENLLHGAADACDRDEACALHGRDVLAVFDSVAAAADSAPLPAGPDRTLNGFAVRLAAGQAARVGHQVLAEALVAAADGDGTRLAEMLPPTEGFDADSGQLTYCLDFPVTPDDWAGQSAIAEQIRNDAPRVGWLDPTKEAWRCAGWPVRDVNPPGPPAETAAPAALIVNSTEDPATHLDGAHAVAGSFPGSVVLPYADFAHAVYLGGDPCVRDAVHDYLLAGTLPMPGTTCAP, translated from the coding sequence ATGTTTCCGATCCTCGGCAGACCTGTCCTCGGCGGCCTTCTCGTCGCGCTCATCGCGGTCGCATCCTGCGGAGCACCGGCATCCCCTCAGCCCGAGGCACCCGCAGCGCCGCGCCCGGCGACGGCGCTGCCTGCCGGGCTCCCCTCCCCCGCAGGGAACCTGGACTGGCAGGAGTGTGCTGAGTCGCAGGCGGTGCAGTGCGCCACGCTCGACGTCCCGGTCGATCACGCCGTTCCGGCCGGAAGACAGATCAGTCTCGGCCTCGCGCGGCTCCCCGCCCAGGACCCGACACAGCGACGCGGCACGATCATCTTTCATCCCGGCGGACCCCAACCCGCGCTGCCGTTCGTCATGAGGCCGGACGGGCGAGAGCGGCTCGCCGAGCTCACGGCCTGGTTCGACGTGGTCACCTTCGATTCGCGCGGATACGGTTCCAGCACGCCGATCTGCGACGACGCCGCAGCGCCGCCGATCGGCGCCCTACTCGACTCGGCGACGGCGTATCGACGGAATCAGGCCGCCGTCGGCCGATACGGCGAAAGCTGCGTGGATCAGGACTCCGAACTGGCCGCGAACGCCGATGCCGAGTCGGTCGCCCACGACATCGACGCGATCCGCGTAGCCCTGGGCGAAGAGAAGATCACCTTCTACGGCAACTCCTACGGCACGGTCTTCGGTCAGGAGTACGCCGAGCATCACGGCGATCGACTCGACCGGATCTACCTGGACAGCGTCCTCGACCACACCTCGTCCTACGAGGAACGCATCGCAGCAGGTGCACGGCACACAGAGAACCTCCTCCACGGTGCCGCCGACGCCTGTGATCGGGATGAGGCGTGCGCGCTGCACGGCCGAGACGTCCTCGCGGTGTTCGACTCGGTGGCGGCGGCCGCCGACTCGGCGCCGCTGCCCGCCGGTCCGGACCGGACGCTGAACGGGTTCGCGGTCCGGCTGGCGGCAGGCCAGGCTGCTCGGGTCGGCCACCAGGTACTCGCCGAGGCGTTGGTTGCCGCAGCCGATGGTGACGGCACGAGACTGGCCGAGATGCTGCCGCCGACGGAAGGCTTCGACGCAGACTCCGGACAACTGACCTACTGCCTCGACTTCCCGGTGACCCCGGACGACTGGGCAGGTCAGTCGGCGATCGCCGAGCAGATCCGAAACGATGCCCCCCGAGTCGGCTGGCTCGACCCGACAAAGGAGGCCTGGCGCTGTGCAGGCTGGCCGGTGCGGGACGTCAACCCACCCGGTCCGCCCGCCGAGACGGCGGCGCCTGCCGCGTTGATCGTGAACTCCACCGAGGACCCGGCCACCCACCTCGACGGGGCACACGCCGTCGCCGGGTCGTTCCCCGGCAGCGTGGTGCTGCCCTATGCGGACTTCGCGCACGCCGTCTATCTCGGCGGAGACCCCTGTGTGCGCGACGCGGTGCACGACTATCTGCTCGCGGGCACGCTGCCGATGCCGGGCACGACCTGCGCGCCGTGA
- a CDS encoding MBL fold metallo-hydrolase, translating to MIKSTSAAVARRRAPRSFADRVTSPPPGTKDMLRLFLSGGLRTPAGAGDRIPVLRRGLPTIEPGAAGITWVGHAGFVLRIGGACVLTDPVWSTRIPGVSRRLTPAGLDWSQLPRVDAVVISHNHYDHLDAPTLRRLSRDTPMLVPAGLRGWFVRRGFRTVVELDWWESADVAGLRFEFVPAHHWSRRRLFDTCRSLWGGWVIEQPSGHRLYHAGDSGYGHWFTEIGRRHPDLDVAMLPIGAYSPQWLSQHSHLNPEEAVQAFDDLGARRMATMHWGTFALSSEPVCEPIERVRTAWDATGRARDDLWDLAVGESRVLQSEPGRETA from the coding sequence ATGATCAAGAGCACCTCGGCCGCCGTCGCACGGCGGCGCGCGCCTCGGTCGTTCGCCGACCGGGTGACCTCCCCGCCGCCCGGCACGAAGGACATGCTCCGGCTCTTCCTCTCCGGAGGTCTGCGCACGCCTGCCGGGGCGGGCGACCGCATACCCGTGCTGCGCAGGGGCCTGCCCACGATCGAACCGGGCGCGGCAGGCATCACCTGGGTGGGACATGCGGGCTTCGTGCTCCGCATCGGCGGGGCCTGCGTGCTGACCGACCCCGTGTGGTCGACCCGGATTCCCGGCGTGTCTCGGCGGTTGACGCCCGCGGGCCTGGACTGGTCCCAGCTGCCTCGGGTGGATGCCGTCGTGATCAGCCACAACCACTACGACCATCTCGACGCGCCGACACTGCGACGCCTGTCCAGGGACACGCCGATGCTGGTGCCTGCCGGGCTTCGCGGCTGGTTCGTCCGGCGCGGCTTCCGGACGGTCGTCGAGCTGGACTGGTGGGAGTCCGCCGACGTCGCCGGGCTGCGGTTCGAATTCGTCCCCGCGCACCACTGGAGCCGTCGGCGGCTCTTCGACACGTGCCGGAGCCTGTGGGGCGGCTGGGTGATCGAGCAGCCGTCGGGGCATCGCCTGTACCACGCGGGCGACTCCGGCTACGGCCACTGGTTCACCGAGATCGGCCGACGTCACCCTGATCTCGACGTGGCGATGCTGCCGATCGGCGCCTACTCCCCGCAGTGGCTGTCGCAGCACTCCCATCTGAACCCGGAGGAGGCGGTGCAGGCCTTCGACGACCTCGGTGCACGGCGGATGGCCACCATGCACTGGGGGACGTTCGCGCTGAGCAGCGAGCCGGTGTGTGAACCGATCGAGAGGGTGCGTACCGCCTGGGACGCCACGGGCCGCGCGCGCGACGATCTGTGGGACCTCGCGGTGGGGGAGAGCCGGGTCCTGCAGTCCGAACCGGGGCGCGAGACGGCCTGA
- a CDS encoding GNAT family N-acetyltransferase encodes MSRAAADPRTGRAGTSAVRAEAIGTPRLILEPLLLDHAEPMAQALADPRLHTFMGGSPASPEQLRVRYRTLLAGPREDGVSWCNWALRTRADDRVVGTVGATVVANRSGGTAEVSWVLGVPWQGRGLAKEAALAMTAWLGERGVQVLQACIHPEHRASGRVAASAGLRPTKREIDGEIVWRAVLSAPPVVPEGRLSSE; translated from the coding sequence GTGAGTCGCGCCGCCGCCGATCCCCGGACGGGCCGAGCCGGGACGTCGGCGGTGCGGGCCGAGGCGATCGGCACGCCGAGACTGATCCTGGAGCCGCTGCTCCTCGACCACGCCGAGCCGATGGCCCAGGCCTTGGCCGATCCCCGGCTGCACACCTTCATGGGCGGCAGCCCCGCGAGTCCGGAGCAGCTGCGCGTCCGCTACCGCACGCTGCTGGCGGGACCGAGGGAGGACGGGGTCTCCTGGTGCAACTGGGCCCTGCGCACGAGGGCCGACGACCGGGTCGTCGGCACCGTGGGGGCCACCGTCGTCGCGAATCGATCGGGCGGCACCGCCGAGGTGTCGTGGGTGCTCGGCGTGCCGTGGCAGGGCCGAGGGCTGGCCAAGGAAGCCGCACTCGCCATGACGGCGTGGCTCGGTGAGCGGGGTGTGCAGGTCCTTCAGGCCTGCATCCACCCCGAGCACCGGGCGTCGGGACGGGTGGCGGCCTCCGCCGGTCTGCGGCCGACGAAACGGGAGATCGACGGCGAGATCGTGTGGCGGGCGGTGCTGTCCGCGCCGCCGGTCGTGCCGGAGGGGCGTCTGTCGTCGGAGTAG